The following are encoded together in the Cicer arietinum cultivar CDC Frontier isolate Library 1 chromosome 2, Cicar.CDCFrontier_v2.0, whole genome shotgun sequence genome:
- the LOC101493054 gene encoding kinesin-like protein KIN-14N isoform X3: MTHILSIISKERCENMVDYIKRLKVYIRWFQDLEINYSLEQEKLKNSLEMTQQKSIEIELLLKIKEDELNSIIVEMRRNCSSLQEKFIKEEAEKSVVVAANDSSSINYIKDPYEAPSCHEDTSHLLEGWIIKHFTSLWLNAVGLGRV; this comes from the exons ATGACTCATATTCTATCAATTATATCAAAG GaaagatgtgaaaatatggTGGATTATATAAAAAGGCTTAAGGTTTATATCAGATGGTTCCAAGACCTTGAGATAAACTACTCATTAGAGCAGGAAAAGTTAAAGAATTCACTGGAAATGACCCAGCAAAAAAGTATAGAAATTG aGTTGCTGCTTAAAATCAAGGAAGATGAACTGAATTCAATTATTGTAGAAATGAGAAGGAATTGCAGTTCTTTACAAGAGAAATTCATAAAGGAAGAAGCAGAGAAGTCG GTTGTTGTGGCTGCTAATGACTCATCTTCTATCAATTATATCAAAG ATCCCTATGAAGCACCCAGTTGTCATGAAGATACTTCACACCTTCTAGAGGGCTGGATCATTAAGCACTTCACTTCACTTTGGCTAAATG CAGTAGGTCTCGGAAGAGTTTAG
- the LOC101493054 gene encoding kinesin-like protein KIN-14N isoform X4 produces the protein MTHILSIISKERCENMVDYIKRLKVYIRWFQDLEINYSLEQEKLKNSLEMTQQKSIEIELLLKIKEDELNSIIVEMRRNCSSLQEKFIKEEAEKSVVVAANDSSSINYIKDPYEAPSCHEDTSHLLEGWIIKHFTSLWLNVGLGRV, from the exons ATGACTCATATTCTATCAATTATATCAAAG GaaagatgtgaaaatatggTGGATTATATAAAAAGGCTTAAGGTTTATATCAGATGGTTCCAAGACCTTGAGATAAACTACTCATTAGAGCAGGAAAAGTTAAAGAATTCACTGGAAATGACCCAGCAAAAAAGTATAGAAATTG aGTTGCTGCTTAAAATCAAGGAAGATGAACTGAATTCAATTATTGTAGAAATGAGAAGGAATTGCAGTTCTTTACAAGAGAAATTCATAAAGGAAGAAGCAGAGAAGTCG GTTGTTGTGGCTGCTAATGACTCATCTTCTATCAATTATATCAAAG ATCCCTATGAAGCACCCAGTTGTCATGAAGATACTTCACACCTTCTAGAGGGCTGGATCATTAAGCACTTCACTTCACTTTGGCTAAATG TAGGTCTCGGAAGAGTTTAG
- the LOC101493054 gene encoding kinesin-like protein KIN-14N isoform X5: MTHILSIISKERCENMVDYIKRLKVYIRWFQDLEINYSLEQEKLKNSLEMTQQKSIEIELLLKIKEDELNSIIVEMRRNCSSLQEKFIKEEAEKSVVVAANDSSSINYIKAGEYTVSKDSHMASQPKITNI, encoded by the exons ATGACTCATATTCTATCAATTATATCAAAG GaaagatgtgaaaatatggTGGATTATATAAAAAGGCTTAAGGTTTATATCAGATGGTTCCAAGACCTTGAGATAAACTACTCATTAGAGCAGGAAAAGTTAAAGAATTCACTGGAAATGACCCAGCAAAAAAGTATAGAAATTG aGTTGCTGCTTAAAATCAAGGAAGATGAACTGAATTCAATTATTGTAGAAATGAGAAGGAATTGCAGTTCTTTACAAGAGAAATTCATAAAGGAAGAAGCAGAGAAGTCG GTTGTTGTGGCTGCTAATGACTCATCTTCTATCAATTATATCAAAG CAGGTGAGTATACGGTTTCAAAGGACTCCCATATGGCGAGCCAaccaaaaattacaaatatttag
- the LOC101493054 gene encoding kinesin-like protein KIN-14N isoform X6, with product MTHILSIISKERCENMVDYIKRLKVYIRWFQDLEINYSLEQEKLKNSLEMTQQKSIEIELLLKIKEDELNSIIVEMRRNCSSLQEKFIKEEAEKSVVVAANDSSSINYIKGEYTVSKDSHMASQPKITNI from the exons ATGACTCATATTCTATCAATTATATCAAAG GaaagatgtgaaaatatggTGGATTATATAAAAAGGCTTAAGGTTTATATCAGATGGTTCCAAGACCTTGAGATAAACTACTCATTAGAGCAGGAAAAGTTAAAGAATTCACTGGAAATGACCCAGCAAAAAAGTATAGAAATTG aGTTGCTGCTTAAAATCAAGGAAGATGAACTGAATTCAATTATTGTAGAAATGAGAAGGAATTGCAGTTCTTTACAAGAGAAATTCATAAAGGAAGAAGCAGAGAAGTCG GTTGTTGTGGCTGCTAATGACTCATCTTCTATCAATTATATCAAAG GTGAGTATACGGTTTCAAAGGACTCCCATATGGCGAGCCAaccaaaaattacaaatatttag
- the LOC101493054 gene encoding kinesin-like protein KIN-14N isoform X1, producing the protein MTHILSIISKERCENMVDYIKRLKVYIRWFQDLEINYSLEQEKLKNSLEMTQQKSIEIELLLKIKEDELNSIIVEMRRNCSSLQEKFIKEEAEKSVVVAANDSSSINYIKEARLRCSDPYEAPSCHEDTSHLLEGWIIKHFTSLWLNAVGLGRV; encoded by the exons ATGACTCATATTCTATCAATTATATCAAAG GaaagatgtgaaaatatggTGGATTATATAAAAAGGCTTAAGGTTTATATCAGATGGTTCCAAGACCTTGAGATAAACTACTCATTAGAGCAGGAAAAGTTAAAGAATTCACTGGAAATGACCCAGCAAAAAAGTATAGAAATTG aGTTGCTGCTTAAAATCAAGGAAGATGAACTGAATTCAATTATTGTAGAAATGAGAAGGAATTGCAGTTCTTTACAAGAGAAATTCATAAAGGAAGAAGCAGAGAAGTCG GTTGTTGTGGCTGCTAATGACTCATCTTCTATCAATTATATCAAAG AAGCACGTTTGAGGTGTTCAGATCCCTATGAAGCACCCAGTTGTCATGAAGATACTTCACACCTTCTAGAGGGCTGGATCATTAAGCACTTCACTTCACTTTGGCTAAATG CAGTAGGTCTCGGAAGAGTTTAG
- the LOC101493054 gene encoding kinesin-like protein KIN-14N isoform X2 — MTHILSIISKERCENMVDYIKRLKVYIRWFQDLEINYSLEQEKLKNSLEMTQQKSIEIELLLKIKEDELNSIIVEMRRNCSSLQEKFIKEEAEKSVVVAANDSSSINYIKEARLRCSDPYEAPSCHEDTSHLLEGWIIKHFTSLWLNVGLGRV, encoded by the exons ATGACTCATATTCTATCAATTATATCAAAG GaaagatgtgaaaatatggTGGATTATATAAAAAGGCTTAAGGTTTATATCAGATGGTTCCAAGACCTTGAGATAAACTACTCATTAGAGCAGGAAAAGTTAAAGAATTCACTGGAAATGACCCAGCAAAAAAGTATAGAAATTG aGTTGCTGCTTAAAATCAAGGAAGATGAACTGAATTCAATTATTGTAGAAATGAGAAGGAATTGCAGTTCTTTACAAGAGAAATTCATAAAGGAAGAAGCAGAGAAGTCG GTTGTTGTGGCTGCTAATGACTCATCTTCTATCAATTATATCAAAG AAGCACGTTTGAGGTGTTCAGATCCCTATGAAGCACCCAGTTGTCATGAAGATACTTCACACCTTCTAGAGGGCTGGATCATTAAGCACTTCACTTCACTTTGGCTAAATG TAGGTCTCGGAAGAGTTTAG